The Phyllopteryx taeniolatus isolate TA_2022b chromosome 17, UOR_Ptae_1.2, whole genome shotgun sequence genome window below encodes:
- the alg8 gene encoding probable dolichyl pyrophosphate Glc1Man9GlcNAc2 alpha-1,3-glucosyltransferase isoform X1 translates to MASATVDRGSWFPALALGVSLLKALFINAYHSTDFEVHRNWLAITHSLPVSRWYHENTSKWTLDYPPLFAWFEFGLSHVARHFDNKMLAVDNLNYASPATVLFQRLSVIFSDLLFIYAARECCRCVRNRRGARDIFNRPSFVLAVLLLWNFGLLIVDHIHFQYNGFLFGFLLLSVAKHLQSQHLQGALLFAILLNLKHIYLYVAPAYGIFLLRSYCFTEDDIGGSIKWRSFSPLRLLALCSIVVAVCALSFGPFVAMGQLPQVLSRLFPFKRGLCHAYWAPNVWALYNVLDKSMAILGVRLKLLNETTLPQASMTGGLVQEFQHSVLPSVTPSVTLVCTLLSILPALSSIWCRPRGPRGFLRCLLLCALASFAFGWHVHEKAILIVILPLSLLAVESKEDAGIFLLLSTTGHYSLFPLLFTPAELPIKFALMLMFTIFSFDALGKLHSAQGSLLGPLEAVYLSGLVVVAVACELVFPLSRWQQKLPFLPLLATSVYASLGVCYSFVRLYITILRRGGGRKSKQL, encoded by the exons ATGGCGTCCGCCACGGTGGACAGAGGGAGTTGGTTTCCAGCGTTAGCTTTGGGGGTTTCCCTGCTCAAAGCTCTGTTTATCAACGCCTA TCACTCCACAGACTTTGAGGTCCACAGGAACTGGTTGGCCATCACACACAGCTTGCCAGTGTCGAGGTGGTATCACGAG AACACATCCAAGTGGACGCTGGACTATCCGCCGCTATTCGCCTGGTTTGAGTTCGGCCTTTCCCATGTCGCTCGGCACTTTGACAACAAGATGTTGGCCGTGGACAACCTGAACTACGCCAGTCCGGCCACCGTCCTCTTTCAGAGACTCTCTGTTATCTTCTCCGACTTGCTTTTTATCTACGCGGCCAGAGA GTGCTGCAGGTGTGTTCGGAATCGGAGAGGTGCCCGGGACATATTTAATCGTCCGTCTTTTGTCCTTGCCGTCCTGCTGCTCTGGAACTTTGGCCTTCTAATTGTTGATC ACATTCATTTTCAGTACAACGGCTTCCTCTTTGGTTTCCTGCTGCTGTCTGTCGCCAAACACCTGCAG TCTCAGCACCTGCAGGGGGCGCTGCTCTTTGCCATCCTGCTCAACCTGAAGCACATCTACCTGTACGTTGCTCCGGCGTACGGCATCTTCCTTCTGAGGAGCTACTGCTTTACGGAGGACGACATTG GCGGCTCCATAAAATGGAGGAGCTTCAGTCCGCTTCGCCTGCTCGCCCTCTGCAGCATCGTGGTGGCCGTCTGCGCGCTTTCCTTCGGCCCGTTTGTTGCCATG GGTCAACTTCCTCAGGTGCTGTCCCGCCTCTTCCCCTTCAAGCGAGGCCTCTGTCACGCCTACTGGGCGCCAAACGTGTGGGCCCTCTACAACGTCCTGGATAAAAGCATGGCCATTCTGG GTGTTCGTTTGAAGCTTCTGAATGAGACAACGCTCCCTCAGGCCTCCATGACGGGCGGTTTGGTTCAGGAGTTCCAGCACTCGGTCCTTCCCTCTGTAACTCCGTCCGTCACACTCGTCTGCACTCTGCTGTCCATTCTG CCGGCGTTGTCGTCCATCTGGTGCCGTCCTCGTGGCCCTCGCGGGTTCCTGCGCTGCCTGCTGCTGTGCGCGCTCGCCTCTTTCGCGTTCGGCTGGCACGTCCACGAGAAAGCCATCCTCATCGTTATTCTTCCTCTCAG TCTGCTGGCAGTGGAGAGCAAAGAGGATGCTGGGATCTTCTTGCTTCTGAGCACCACGGGTCATTACTCACTATTCCCGCTGCTCTTCACTCCAGCAG AGCTGCCCATCAAATTTGCGCTGATGCTGATGTTCACCATCTTCTCGTTCGATGCCCTGGGAAAACTCCACAG TGCGCAGGGGTCTTTGCTGGGTCCACTGGAGGCGGTCTACCTGTCGGGCCTGGTTGTGGTGGCCGTCGCCTGCGAGCTAGTCTTTCCTCTGTCGCGGTGGCAACAGAAGCTACCATTCCTCCCGCTGCTGGCGACATCCGTGTATGCCTCGCTGGGCGTCTGCTACTCCTTCGTGCGTCTCTACATCACAATACTGCGGCGGGGCGGTGGCAGAAAA
- the alg8 gene encoding probable dolichyl pyrophosphate Glc1Man9GlcNAc2 alpha-1,3-glucosyltransferase isoform X2: protein MLAVDNLNYASPATVLFQRLSVIFSDLLFIYAARECCRCVRNRRGARDIFNRPSFVLAVLLLWNFGLLIVDHIHFQYNGFLFGFLLLSVAKHLQSQHLQGALLFAILLNLKHIYLYVAPAYGIFLLRSYCFTEDDIGGSIKWRSFSPLRLLALCSIVVAVCALSFGPFVAMGQLPQVLSRLFPFKRGLCHAYWAPNVWALYNVLDKSMAILGVRLKLLNETTLPQASMTGGLVQEFQHSVLPSVTPSVTLVCTLLSILPALSSIWCRPRGPRGFLRCLLLCALASFAFGWHVHEKAILIVILPLSLLAVESKEDAGIFLLLSTTGHYSLFPLLFTPAELPIKFALMLMFTIFSFDALGKLHSAQGSLLGPLEAVYLSGLVVVAVACELVFPLSRWQQKLPFLPLLATSVYASLGVCYSFVRLYITILRRGGGRKSKQL, encoded by the exons ATGTTGGCCGTGGACAACCTGAACTACGCCAGTCCGGCCACCGTCCTCTTTCAGAGACTCTCTGTTATCTTCTCCGACTTGCTTTTTATCTACGCGGCCAGAGA GTGCTGCAGGTGTGTTCGGAATCGGAGAGGTGCCCGGGACATATTTAATCGTCCGTCTTTTGTCCTTGCCGTCCTGCTGCTCTGGAACTTTGGCCTTCTAATTGTTGATC ACATTCATTTTCAGTACAACGGCTTCCTCTTTGGTTTCCTGCTGCTGTCTGTCGCCAAACACCTGCAG TCTCAGCACCTGCAGGGGGCGCTGCTCTTTGCCATCCTGCTCAACCTGAAGCACATCTACCTGTACGTTGCTCCGGCGTACGGCATCTTCCTTCTGAGGAGCTACTGCTTTACGGAGGACGACATTG GCGGCTCCATAAAATGGAGGAGCTTCAGTCCGCTTCGCCTGCTCGCCCTCTGCAGCATCGTGGTGGCCGTCTGCGCGCTTTCCTTCGGCCCGTTTGTTGCCATG GGTCAACTTCCTCAGGTGCTGTCCCGCCTCTTCCCCTTCAAGCGAGGCCTCTGTCACGCCTACTGGGCGCCAAACGTGTGGGCCCTCTACAACGTCCTGGATAAAAGCATGGCCATTCTGG GTGTTCGTTTGAAGCTTCTGAATGAGACAACGCTCCCTCAGGCCTCCATGACGGGCGGTTTGGTTCAGGAGTTCCAGCACTCGGTCCTTCCCTCTGTAACTCCGTCCGTCACACTCGTCTGCACTCTGCTGTCCATTCTG CCGGCGTTGTCGTCCATCTGGTGCCGTCCTCGTGGCCCTCGCGGGTTCCTGCGCTGCCTGCTGCTGTGCGCGCTCGCCTCTTTCGCGTTCGGCTGGCACGTCCACGAGAAAGCCATCCTCATCGTTATTCTTCCTCTCAG TCTGCTGGCAGTGGAGAGCAAAGAGGATGCTGGGATCTTCTTGCTTCTGAGCACCACGGGTCATTACTCACTATTCCCGCTGCTCTTCACTCCAGCAG AGCTGCCCATCAAATTTGCGCTGATGCTGATGTTCACCATCTTCTCGTTCGATGCCCTGGGAAAACTCCACAG TGCGCAGGGGTCTTTGCTGGGTCCACTGGAGGCGGTCTACCTGTCGGGCCTGGTTGTGGTGGCCGTCGCCTGCGAGCTAGTCTTTCCTCTGTCGCGGTGGCAACAGAAGCTACCATTCCTCCCGCTGCTGGCGACATCCGTGTATGCCTCGCTGGGCGTCTGCTACTCCTTCGTGCGTCTCTACATCACAATACTGCGGCGGGGCGGTGGCAGAAAA